The window AGGTCGACTGGGATCGACCCCGAACAATCCCCTACCTGTCTCAGCCCGCGAGCTTCTCGCGGTTCTCGACGATCAGGTTCATGACCTGGACGGTGCTCTGGTTGATGTCGTCGAGCAGCGCCTGCGTCTTGCCCTGGAGGATGGCGAAGAAGATCAGCGCCGGGATGGCGGTGAGCAGCCCGAACGCCGTGCAGTTCATGGCTTCGGAGATGCCGCGCGCGAGCTCGGCCGCCTTGGCGCTCGCCTCGACGTTGGCGACGGCGCCGAACGACACGATCATGCCCGAGATCGTTCCGAGGAGGCCGAGGAGCATGGCGATGTTGCCGATCATGGAAAGGTAGGCCGTGCGCTTCTCGATCTTCGGCAGCTCGCGCAGCGCGGCGCCGTCCATCGCGGCCTGGACGTC of the Pseudomonadota bacterium genome contains:
- a CDS encoding MotA/TolQ/ExbB proton channel family protein, with the translated sequence MRFIAESFEKGGFFMWPILIASLFLYAIAIERFFYLYMRASFNKDLFIKTMHSAIFAGQLDKVVKYTAAQRFPLARIIHAGLLKVRGTPEDVQAAMDGAALRELPKIEKRTAYLSMIGNIAMLLGLLGTISGMIVSFGAVANVEASAKAAELARGISEAMNCTAFGLLTAIPALIFFAILQGKTQALLDDINQSTVQVMNLIVENREKLAG